The following are from one region of the Oreochromis aureus strain Israel breed Guangdong linkage group 1, ZZ_aureus, whole genome shotgun sequence genome:
- the dpep2 gene encoding dipeptidase 2 — translation MRVLRSDMSSWKRGKHASHSFWKQSIEALVVFSLCVKISGCSDVDELMSTYPLIDGHNDLALQLRIRHNNSLSQVDLHNLSKVSTDISRFKAGHVQTQMFAVYVLCGAQQKDAVRLTLEQIDVVRRMCTEYQEFELVTSVQELKDSKDNGKIACLISIEGGHSIDSSLPALRMFYQLGVRSMGLTHSCNTPWAESSSNFYPVYKRENNSLTSFGKVVVEEMNRLGMIVDLSHTSWNTSSAVLSHSKAPVIFSHSSSYSICNHSRNVPDNLLLELKKNQGLIMVNLHNTFVSCRDEANISHVADHFDYIRKLIGAESIGIGGDYEGATSFPHGLEDVSKYPALIQELLRRNWTENELAGVLRNNFLRVFEQVERVRDQLSSKLPSEVQIPFEEAHNPCRLILKRPDPRSPSSDQSSGAEGGLPALLILATVLMLSRIFLIE, via the exons ATGCGTGTTCTGCGTTCAGATATGTCTTCttggaaaagaggaaaacatgCTTCACACAGCTTCTGGAAGCAGTCTATCGAAGCTCTGGtggttttctctctgtgtgtcaaaATATCTGGATGCTCTGACGTAGATGAATTGATGTCCACATATCCACTGATTGATGG TCACAATGACCTTGCTCTCCAGCTGAGGATTCGTCACAACAACTCCCTAAGCCAAGTTGACCTTCATAACCTCTCCAAAGTATCCACAGACATATCCCGTTTCAAAGCAGGCCATGTGCAGACACAG ATGTTTGCTGTCTACGTACTGTGTGGTGCTCAGCAGAAGGATGCTGTGAGGCTTACTCTGGAACAAATAGATGTGGTGAGACGTATGTGCACAGAGTACCAGGAGTTTGAACTGGTCACATCTGTCCAGG AGCTAAAAGATTCTAAGGACAATGGTAAGATAGCCTGTTTAATAAGTATCGAAGGAGGCCACTCTATTGACAGCAGCCTTCCTGCCCTGCGGATGTTTTACCAGCTTGGAGTCCGCTCCATGGGTCTCACACATTCTTGTAATACACCCTG GGCTGAATCATCCTCAAATTTTTACCCTGTATATAAGAGAGAGAATAACAGCCTGACATCCTTTGGGAAG gTCGTGGTCGAGGAGATGAACAGACTTGGAATGATAGTGGACCTCTCCCACACCTCATGGAATACATCCTCTGCTGTTCTGAGTCATTCTAAGGCTCCGGTTATTTTTAGCCATTCCTCTTCCTACTCCATATGTAACCACAGCCGCAATGTTCCTGACAATCTGCTACTTGAACTG aaaaagaacCAAGGGTTGATCATGGTGAATCtccacaacacatttgtttcctGCAGAGATGAGGCTAACATCTCTCATGTGGCTG accATTTTGATTACATTAGGAAATTGATTGGAGCTGAATCAATAGGAATTGGAGGGGATTATGAAGGTGCTACAAG CTTCCCTCATGGGTTAGAGGATGTCTCAAAATACCCTGCCCTAATCCAGGAACTGCTGAGAAGAAACTGGACTGAGAATGAGCTGGCTGGTGTCCTTCGAAATAACTTCTTGCGTGTGTTTGAACAGGTTGAGAGG GTCCGTGATCAGTTGAGTTCAAAACTACCAAGTGAGGTCCAGATTCCATTTGAAGAGGCGCACAACCCATGCAGGCTAATCCTTAAACGTCCGGACCCAAGAAGCCCGTCCTCAGATCAGTCCTCTGGAGCAGAAGGTGGATTACCTGCTCTGTTAATCCTTGCCACAGTTCTAATGCTTTCCAGAATATTTTTGATTGAATGA